The nucleotide sequence AGCGCAGCAGGCTCGCCACGCCGTCGTAGCGCTTCTTCCCGTCGAGGTGATCGAAGTAGTCGCGCTCGGTGTACGGCGGGGTGATGTCCCATGCCGCGAAGAGCTCCTCGAACATCGTCTGCCATGCGTGCATGTGCACTTCGGCGGTGGGCGTCAGGACGCCGTCCAGATCGAACAGCACGGCCTCGTAGGCGGTCAGATCGGGCAGGGCGTCGTCAGCCACAGAACCTCCGGATGCGGGTACGGATGCTTCGGCACTGCAGCGCGCCGTCCAGCAAGCGTAATGGGCGCGAGTGTCCGGTCGACACCCCGTGACGCTTACGCGCGGGCGACACTCAGGGTTTGACGCGCGATCTCGAGCTCCTCGTCGGTCGGCACGACGAGCACGGTCACCTTCGAGGCATCCGTCGAGATGACCCGGATGCCCCGTTCGGGGCTTTCGTTGCGCACCGGATCGAGCTCGACGCCTGCGAAGCCGAGCGTCTCGAGCGCTCCGGCACGCACGAGGGGTGCGTTCTCGCCCACCCCGGCCGTGAACGAGATGACGTCCGCGCCGCCGAGCTGCGCGAGGTAGGCGCCGGCGTAGGCGCGCAGCCGATGCACGTACACCTCGAACGCCAGGATCGCCTTCTCCTCGCCGCGTTCGATGGCGGCACGGATGTCGCGCAGATCGTTGGAGCCCGCGAGCCCCAGCAGTCCGCTGCGCTTGTTGAGCAGGTCGTCCAGGTCGTCGACCGACATGCCGGCGCGCCGCTCGAGCTGGAACAGGACCGCCGGGTCGATGTCGCCCGAGCGCGTGCCCATCACGAGCCCCTCGAGAGGGGTGAACCCCATCGAGGTGTCGATCGAGCGGCCACCGTCGATCGCGGTGACCGAGGCCCCGTTGCCGAGGTGGAACACGATCTGCCTGAGCTCGGCGAGCGGGCGCCCGAGGAAGGCGGCCGCGGCCTCGCTCACGAACTTGTGCGACGTGCCGTGGAAGCCGTACCGGCGGATGCGATGGGATGCTGCGACTTCGACGTCGATCGCGTAGGTGTAGGCCGCGGGCCCCAGCGTCTGATGGAACGCGGTGTCGAACACGGCCACGTGCGGCACGTCGGGGAACGCCCTGCGGGCGGCGACGATCCCGGCGAGATTCGCCGGGTTGTGCAGGGGAGCGAGCACTGACAGCTCGTCGATGTTGATCTCGACGAGCGGCGTGATCAGGGTGGGCTCGAAGAAGCGCGCGCCGCCGTGCACGACCCGGTGCCCGACGGCGACGGGCGGCGTCTCGTCGAGCGACGGGCCGTCGGACGCGAATGCCTCGAGCATCACGGCGAAGCCCGCAGTGTGGTCGGGGATGGGGAGCTCCCGCGTGCGCGTGGCGTCGAGGAACGCCGGCGAGGGCCCGTCCGTCGGAGTCGGGTACACGGTGTGGCGGGCGACGCCGATCGGGTCGCCGATGCGTTCGACGAGGCCTGACGCGAGCGTGCGCTCGGTGTCCATGTCGAGGAGCTGGTACTTGAACGACGATGAGCCGCTGTTGATGACGAGCACCGGGGTCATCGCGCGTTCCCTTCTTGTTCCGGTCGCCGTCTCAGCGACCGGCCTCCTGCGCCTGGATCGCGGTGATGGCGATCGTGTTGACGATGTCGTCGACGAGGGCGCCGCGAGAGAGGTCGTTGATGGGCTTGTTGAGGCCCTGCAGCACCGGTCCGATCGCGACGGCGCCCGCGGATCGCTGCACCGCCTTATAGGTGTTGTTGCCCGTGTTGAGGTCGGGGAAGACGAACACCGTCGCGCGTCCGGCGACCGCGGACCCGGGCATCTTGGCGGCGGCGACCGCGGCATCGGCCGCCGCGTCGTACTGGATCGGCCCTTCCACGAGCAGCTCCGGGGCCCGCGAGCGGACGAGGGCGGTCGCATCCCTCACCTTCTCCACGTCGGCACCCGTTCCGGACTCCCCCGTCGAGTACGACAGCATCGCCACCCGCGGATCGATGCCGAACTGCGCCGCGGTCGCCGCCGACGAGATCGCGATGTCGGCGAGCTGCTCGCTCGTGGGGTCCGGGATGACGGCGCAGTCCCCGTAGACCAGCACCCGGTCGGCGAGCGCCATGAGGAACACGCTCGAAACGACCGAGACGCCCGGCTTGGTCTTGATGATCTCGAACGCGGGCCGGATCGTGTGCGCCGTCGTGTGCGCGGCGCCGGACACCATGCCGTCGGCGAGGCCGAGGTGCACCATCATCGTGCCGAAGTACGAGACATCCGTCACGGTGTCGGCCGCCTGCCGGACCGTGACGCCCTTGTGGGTGCGCAGGCGCGCGTACTCCTCCGCGAACCTGTGCACGTGCACGGCGTCCAGCGGCGACAGCACCTCGGCGGACTGGATGTCGATTCCCAGCTCGATCGCCCGCGCCCGCACCTCGAAGGGCTCGCCGAGGATCACGAGGTCGGCGATGCCGCGCTTGAGCACCGTCGCGGCGGCCCGCAGCACGCGGTCGTCGTCACCCTCGGGCAGCACGATGCGCTTGCGCTGCGCGCGCGCCCGCTCGATGAGCTGGAACTCGAACATGAGCGGCGTTACCACCGTCGCGCGGGCGAGGCCGAACGCGACGAGCAGCTCGTCGGTGTCGACGCTCTGCTCGAAGAGGGCGAGAGCCGTGTCGTAGCGGCGCTGCGAGTCGGCGGCGAGGCGCCCGCGGGTGCCCATGATGCGCACCGCCGTCTCGTAGGTGCCGAGCTCCGTCGTGATGATGGGCACGCTCGAGCCCAGGCCGTCGATGAGGCGCGTCACCGTCTCGGGCAGCTCGAAGCCGCCATTGAGCACGATGCCCGAGATCGAGGGGAACGTGCCCGACGCGTTCGCGAGCAGCGTCGCCAACAGCACCTCGGAGCGGTCGGCCGGGATGATGACGACCGCACCCTCGAGCAGGCGCGGCAGCACGTTCACCATCGACATGCCCGCGACCACGACCGCCAGCGCTTCGCGCGTGAGCCGACCCGGATCGCCGGCGAGCATCTCCCCGTCGACGGAGCGCATGATGCCGCGGATCGAGGGTGCGACGAGGTACCGGTCCTCGGGGATCGCCCAGACGGGAACCGGCGTGGCCGCAGCGGCGCCGTCGAGGTGCACGCGGATCGAGCGGCGGATGGCTTCGAGCGTCTCGTCGGAGCGCTCCGCGTCGGCGCGGTTCGCGACGACCGCGAACAGCTTCGCACGACCGTGGGCGAGCTCGGCGAGCGCGAGGTCGGCGATCTGCCCCATCTCGGCGGGGGTGCGCGCGACAGACGAGCCGAGCTGCTCGGGCTGGGTCTGGTTCTGCGCCGAGCGGCCTCCGAGCACGAGCAGCACGGGGGCGCCGAGGTTCGCGGCGATACGGGCGTTGTAGGCGAGCTCCGCGGGACTGCCCACGTCGGTGTAGTCGCTGCCGACGATGACGACGGCGTCGCACTGGGCCTCGACGGCCTTGTAACGCTCGACGATCGTCGCGAGCGCAGCATCCGGATCGTGCCTGACGTCGTCGTACGTGACGCCGATGCAGTCGTCGTACGGCAGGTCGACGCCGTCGTGGTCGAGCAGCATCTCGAGCACGTAGTCGCGCTCCACGGTGGACCGCGCGATCGCCCGGAACACGCCCACCCGCGCGGTCGCGTGACTCAGCGCGTCGAGCACACCGAGCGCGACCGTGGACTTCCCCGAATGACCCTCTGCCGACGTGATGTAGATGCTCTGCGCCACGCGTCCAGCCTATGGGCGACACGGATGCTGCGGCCAGGCGTGCCACCGGATCAAGAGCAGCATGCAGTCCCCTGGGCGGATGCGCGGCCGCCGCGGATACCCTCGACGGCATGCACGAACCCCGCCCTGGAATCGACGTCCCCGATCACCGCGGCCGCACCGGCCTCGACCGGACGGGACGCGATCTGGACCGCAACCCGGACGTGCGGGTGACCGATGTCGAGGTGCTCGCCTCGGCGTGGCACGTGCTGCGGCGCACGACGCTGGAATACCGAGGGCCGTCGGGCGGATGGGAGACGCAGCAGCGCGAGACGTACGACCGCGGCAACGGCGCGACGGTGCTGCTGTACGACCGGGCGCGGCGCACGGTGCTGCTCACGCGCCAGTTCCGGTACCCGGTCTACATCAACGACCACCCCGACGGGATGCTGATCGAGACCGCCGCCGGACTCCTCGACGAGGACGACCCGTCCACCGCGATCCGGCGCGAAGCGGTCGAGGAGACCGGCGTGGACATCGGCGAGCTCCAGCACGTGTGGGACGTGTACATGAGCCCCGGCTCGGTCACCGAGCGGCTGCACTTCTTCGCCGCGGCTTACGACGGCGCGGCGGGGATCGGCGAGCGTGGGGGCCTGGCGGAGGAGGGCGAGCACATCGAACTGGTGGAGCTCGTCATCGACGACGCGCTCGCGATGGTCCGCGACGGACGGATCCAGGACGCGAAGACCATCATGCTGCTGCAGTGGTCGGTGCTGGAGGGCCCCTTCGCCCGGAAAGATTAAGACTCTCCGCGAACCCGGCAGAGCCTGGTTACCCTTGCTACGTTTCCGTCCTGGGGGAGTTGGCCTGGATGCCGCCTCGCGGAGAGCTGGCTCAAGTCTAACCCGTCCGGCGGCGGCCCGACGTCACACCACCAGCGGCCCCAGGCGCACGGCCAGAGGCTGCAGCACCGACAGCACCTGAGACGGGTCGTCGGCACGGTGGCGGGGACCGGAGAATCCCACCGCACCCGCCAGGCTCCCCGTGGCGTCGCGGATCGGCACCGCGACGCAGCCGTACCCCGGAACAAGCTCGCCGAGCTGGCGGGTCGCGCCGAGATCGGCGAGGTCCTGCCGCGCCGCGTCCTCCCCTCTCCCCTGCTCGATCCGCAGCAGGCGTCCGAGCGCGAACCGCTCGGGCTCGCGGGCGAGACGCACCTCGTCCGAGAAGGGGAAGTCGGGGTCGGCGTCGACCATAGAGACACGGCCGTCCACGAACAGCACCACGTGCACGCCGCCGCGCAGGGCCGTGCGGGCCTCGGCCACGACGCCGCGAGCCGCCGACGTCAGGCGCGCGGGTCCCGCCGCCACGGCGGCCAGCTGCACCACCTTCGCCCCCAGGGCGAACCCCGCGAGGTCGGGGGTGCGGACGAGGTACTCGTCCTGCACGAGGAGGTTGAGCAGGCGATAGGCGGTCGCACGCGGGAGGCCGAGCTCGAGTGAGATCTCGCGCGCGGTGGCGCCTGCACCGAGGTGCGCCACCGCCTCGAGCACCGTCAGCGCGCTGTGCACCGCCTTCGGCTGGCGCGCCGTCAGCGTCGGACCCGACGCCGGCAGCTCACCCACCGCCGGTTCGCCCCCCGCGGGCGACGCCGCCCAGCACCTGCGACGCGACAGGTTCGTCGTACGAGCCGATGCCGGCGAGAGACGACGGGCCGCGACGAAGCCGACCGAGCACGGCGATCGCCGAGATCACGGCGATCCCCGCCGCGACCCACACCGCGACGCCCCCCGCTGCGGCGTCGACCGCGAAGAATGTGACCAGGGCGCCGGTGAGGACGACCGCCGACACCGTCGCCGCGACGGTCGACCCGAGAGTCTGCTCGCCGATGCGGCGGAGGAAGACCGGTGCCGCCACGCACACCAGGGTGTACGCGACGATGTAGCCGGCGCCGCCCACGGCGATCGTGACGTGCATCGCGTCGCGGATGTCGAGCCCTGAGACGAGGAGCAGGAACGGCACTCCCGCGATGACGGGGAACGCCAGTGCGACCGCCCCGATCGGCGTCCCGAAGCGCGGATGGGCGCGACCGGCCGGAGCCGGCAGCACCCCGTCACGGCCCATCGTGAACAGCACCCGTGTCAGGGCGGTCGTCGACCCGATGGCGCACGCGATGAAGGAAGCCGCGATGCCGATGTCGGCGACGACCCCCCAGCCGCCCAGCCCGTACGCCGCCGCGAGCTCGTTGATCGGCGAGGCGCTCTCGCCGAGCGGCGCCCCGAGCGCATCGAATCCCGCGACCTGTGTCACTGCCGCCAGCACGTAGAGGCCGCCCGACAGCACCACCGTCCACACGATCGCGCGCGGGACGTTGCGCAGCGGCGCCCGTGCCTCGACACCGAGCGTCGAGGCGCTCTCGAACCCGACGAACGCGGTGAGGGCGATGACCGACCCGGCGGCGAGCGCCGCCGGGTTGGCGTCCCCGACGCCGAGCACCCGCCACGGGTCGATCGGACCGATCCGGACCAGCAGCACCACCAGCAGCACCGCGATCAGCGCGACCGAGAGCACCTCGACGAGGAGCGCGATGCGCGACGAGATGCGGATGCCGCGCACCAGCACGACGGCCACGAACGCGGACTCGGCGGCCAGGACGCCGGCGAGGGTGCCGGGGCCACCCGCCGCAGGCCACACGGACTCGAGCAGGAACGTGACGTAGTACGCGCCGCCGAGGAGCGCGAACATCGCGATGGCGCCGTAACCGACGAGGATCGCGGCACCGGATGCGAGGCCGGCGCCCGAGCCGAGGCCGCGCGCCGTGTAGGTGTAGGTCGAGCCGGCGGCGGCGAGCCGGCGTGCGAACTGAGAGATCGTCCGGGCGACCAGAAGGCTGAGCACCGCCGCCAGGAGGATGGACAGCACGGTCGCCGACGGCGAGATGCCTGCCACGAGCAGCACGACGGTGGTCGCCGCGGCGGCGGGCGCGACCGCCGCCACGGACTGCGCGAGCACGTCGAAGAACCCGACGCTGCGGCGGTCGAGTCCGTCGAGCGGCGAACGCGCTCCGAAGTCGTGGACGGGGTCGGGTCGCGCGATCGCGCGCTCGAGTGCGGTCATGTCGCCTCCGGTGGTGCGAGCCAGACGATACGCGCGCGCGGTTGCCGCGCCGCTTCCCCCGTGTTTCGCCCGTGTATCGCCCGAATGAGACACGGCCGCCCGCCGATCTCACTCGGCGTGCGCGAGGTTTCACAGGGGTGAAGCGGCCGTGCAATCCGCCGGAGCCAGGCTCGCAGCATCCCGTTTCCCCATCCGTCCGGAGGTCCCGCCATGACCCAGCTCGAATCGAAGGGGGTCGAGGCGTCCGCCAAGCGGACGCTCACCGGCTCGCTCGGAGTCACCGCCATCGTCTTCATGGTGGTCGCCGCCGCATCCCCGCTCACCGTGATCGGCGGCGCCGCGCCGCTGGGCATGCTGCTGGGCAACGGGATCGGCTTCCCTGCGCTGTACGCGATCAGCGCCGTCATCCTGCTGCTGTTCTCGGTGGGCCTGGCGACGATGACCCGCCATGTGCCCAGGCCCGGCGCCTTCTTCACCTACGTCGGCTACGGCCTCGGCCGATCGACCGGCCTCGCCAGCGCATGGATCGCGATGCTCACGTACACCACCATCCAGGTGTCGGTGTACGGCTACATCGGCTACATCCTGTCGGTCACGCTGCAGTCCCTCGGGGGTCCCGCCCTGCCGTGGTGGCTCATGTCGCTGGCGACCATCGCCGTCGTCGGCGTGCTCGGCTACCGCCACATCGACCTGTCGAGCAAGGTGCTCGGCGTGCTCCTCGTCGCCGAGGTCGGGATCGTGCTCGCGATGGTGGTCGTGGTCGTCGCGACGGGCGGTGCCGAGGGGCTCAGCCTCGCGCCGTTCGAGCCGGCCAACATCTCGAGCGGCTCCCCCGGTGTCGGGCTCATGTTCGCGATCGCCGCCTTCATCGGCTTCGAGGCGACTGCGATCTTCCGCGACGAGGCGAAGGATCCGAACCGCACGATCCCGCGCGCCACCTACGCCGCGGTCATCGGCATCGGCGTCTTCTACACGCTCGCTTCGTGGGGACTCGTGATGGCGTGGGGTCCGAGCGGCGTCATCGACAAGATCGCCGAGGATCCCGG is from Microbacterium sp. LWH3-1.2 and encodes:
- a CDS encoding acetate/propionate family kinase — translated: MTPVLVINSGSSSFKYQLLDMDTERTLASGLVERIGDPIGVARHTVYPTPTDGPSPAFLDATRTRELPIPDHTAGFAVMLEAFASDGPSLDETPPVAVGHRVVHGGARFFEPTLITPLVEINIDELSVLAPLHNPANLAGIVAARRAFPDVPHVAVFDTAFHQTLGPAAYTYAIDVEVAASHRIRRYGFHGTSHKFVSEAAAAFLGRPLAELRQIVFHLGNGASVTAIDGGRSIDTSMGFTPLEGLVMGTRSGDIDPAVLFQLERRAGMSVDDLDDLLNKRSGLLGLAGSNDLRDIRAAIERGEEKAILAFEVYVHRLRAYAGAYLAQLGGADVISFTAGVGENAPLVRAGALETLGFAGVELDPVRNESPERGIRVISTDASKVTVLVVPTDEELEIARQTLSVARA
- the pta gene encoding phosphate acetyltransferase; protein product: MAQSIYITSAEGHSGKSTVALGVLDALSHATARVGVFRAIARSTVERDYVLEMLLDHDGVDLPYDDCIGVTYDDVRHDPDAALATIVERYKAVEAQCDAVVIVGSDYTDVGSPAELAYNARIAANLGAPVLLVLGGRSAQNQTQPEQLGSSVARTPAEMGQIADLALAELAHGRAKLFAVVANRADAERSDETLEAIRRSIRVHLDGAAAATPVPVWAIPEDRYLVAPSIRGIMRSVDGEMLAGDPGRLTREALAVVVAGMSMVNVLPRLLEGAVVIIPADRSEVLLATLLANASGTFPSISGIVLNGGFELPETVTRLIDGLGSSVPIITTELGTYETAVRIMGTRGRLAADSQRRYDTALALFEQSVDTDELLVAFGLARATVVTPLMFEFQLIERARAQRKRIVLPEGDDDRVLRAAATVLKRGIADLVILGEPFEVRARAIELGIDIQSAEVLSPLDAVHVHRFAEEYARLRTHKGVTVRQAADTVTDVSYFGTMMVHLGLADGMVSGAAHTTAHTIRPAFEIIKTKPGVSVVSSVFLMALADRVLVYGDCAVIPDPTSEQLADIAISSAATAAQFGIDPRVAMLSYSTGESGTGADVEKVRDATALVRSRAPELLVEGPIQYDAAADAAVAAAKMPGSAVAGRATVFVFPDLNTGNNTYKAVQRSAGAVAIGPVLQGLNKPINDLSRGALVDDIVNTIAITAIQAQEAGR
- a CDS encoding NUDIX domain-containing protein → MHEPRPGIDVPDHRGRTGLDRTGRDLDRNPDVRVTDVEVLASAWHVLRRTTLEYRGPSGGWETQQRETYDRGNGATVLLYDRARRTVLLTRQFRYPVYINDHPDGMLIETAAGLLDEDDPSTAIRREAVEETGVDIGELQHVWDVYMSPGSVTERLHFFAAAYDGAAGIGERGGLAEEGEHIELVELVIDDALAMVRDGRIQDAKTIMLLQWSVLEGPFARKD
- a CDS encoding helix-turn-helix domain-containing protein, yielding MGELPASGPTLTARQPKAVHSALTVLEAVAHLGAGATAREISLELGLPRATAYRLLNLLVQDEYLVRTPDLAGFALGAKVVQLAAVAAGPARLTSAARGVVAEARTALRGGVHVVLFVDGRVSMVDADPDFPFSDEVRLAREPERFALGRLLRIEQGRGEDAARQDLADLGATRQLGELVPGYGCVAVPIRDATGSLAGAVGFSGPRHRADDPSQVLSVLQPLAVRLGPLVV
- a CDS encoding APC family permease, which produces MTALERAIARPDPVHDFGARSPLDGLDRRSVGFFDVLAQSVAAVAPAAAATTVVLLVAGISPSATVLSILLAAVLSLLVARTISQFARRLAAAGSTYTYTARGLGSGAGLASGAAILVGYGAIAMFALLGGAYYVTFLLESVWPAAGGPGTLAGVLAAESAFVAVVLVRGIRISSRIALLVEVLSVALIAVLLVVLLVRIGPIDPWRVLGVGDANPAALAAGSVIALTAFVGFESASTLGVEARAPLRNVPRAIVWTVVLSGGLYVLAAVTQVAGFDALGAPLGESASPINELAAAYGLGGWGVVADIGIAASFIACAIGSTTALTRVLFTMGRDGVLPAPAGRAHPRFGTPIGAVALAFPVIAGVPFLLLVSGLDIRDAMHVTIAVGGAGYIVAYTLVCVAAPVFLRRIGEQTLGSTVAATVSAVVLTGALVTFFAVDAAAGGVAVWVAAGIAVISAIAVLGRLRRGPSSLAGIGSYDEPVASQVLGGVARGGRTGGG
- a CDS encoding APC family permease — encoded protein: MTQLESKGVEASAKRTLTGSLGVTAIVFMVVAAASPLTVIGGAAPLGMLLGNGIGFPALYAISAVILLLFSVGLATMTRHVPRPGAFFTYVGYGLGRSTGLASAWIAMLTYTTIQVSVYGYIGYILSVTLQSLGGPALPWWLMSLATIAVVGVLGYRHIDLSSKVLGVLLVAEVGIVLAMVVVVVATGGAEGLSLAPFEPANISSGSPGVGLMFAIAAFIGFEATAIFRDEAKDPNRTIPRATYAAVIGIGVFYTLASWGLVMAWGPSGVIDKIAEDPGTFIIATMARYLGPFGEVAVNILLITAMFACVLSFHNVVTRYQHSMANAGVLPDTLGAVHAKHLSPHVSSLVQTATAVVLIAAFAVLGLDPVLQVFTWFAGVATLAIAILMAVTSVAVIVYFVKTKKDGRVWNTVIAPALGFIGLVLSAALIVAYFPIMVGDVDADGNPVFGTVSWFLLGLVVVVPAIGYAQAAWIKNRRPAAYAKLTDSIAG